From Desulfonatronum thioautotrophicum, the proteins below share one genomic window:
- a CDS encoding ATP-binding protein produces MQKRLITAVIAALLLLSGTIFGLASWANKELERIVSGQFNAQQLVLARKIARNVAEDFALLDAALVNFSRQQGHDPQNHASIQETYRFLKNRGVLGVGTYRNTPEASVDVYTSQGWTTLAELGISPPLDTLPPTGLESTTQSVLSRTQFLETGSLQGHWIMTMTLTFPPDSNHPDAKDGYLFILDAQAIARKSAEGVRSGKTGYAWVIDHNAYFMYHVEEDFDGQDSITIRQARNPAISYQRINDLVRHRLLRGEEGTDWYISGWHGEVIREMRKLFAFSPVILSRENGQPAHTWSVGLAAPDTEVFGLIQPVVIRQWLIIGLFFVVVTTAFAGFLFIALRWSETLKKEVEKKTQHLQRSETSLRQERDKVRQSMERLLETQEKLMISERFAAIGEAAAHLSHEIKNPLLLMAGFAQQVLRSLPKDDSRREKLDIVVSEAKRLEKLLVDVRDFTRPPRPQHSTTQINEVVRNVAEIFQEQCESQNVQFRLELDSGLPVCLVDPNHIKQVLINLAKNAVEAMSEGGKVTISTAHGPDTIQVSVQDTGPGMSPEVVKRLFHPFFSTKPKGTGLGLAISFKLVQDHGGEIKVRSQVGCGARFDVYIPLKPPQDPSNVPPKVHPSLDAQSCEVIKKK; encoded by the coding sequence ATGCAAAAACGCCTGATTACGGCTGTTATCGCCGCTCTCCTGCTGCTCTCCGGGACCATCTTCGGCCTGGCTTCCTGGGCGAATAAAGAGCTGGAGCGGATCGTCTCCGGGCAGTTCAATGCGCAGCAGTTGGTTCTGGCACGAAAAATCGCCCGGAATGTCGCCGAAGACTTTGCTCTGCTGGATGCTGCCCTGGTCAACTTCAGCCGCCAGCAAGGACACGATCCGCAAAATCACGCATCCATCCAGGAGACATACAGATTCTTGAAAAACAGGGGTGTCCTGGGCGTCGGTACCTATCGCAACACGCCTGAAGCAAGCGTGGACGTCTACACCTCCCAGGGCTGGACCACACTGGCGGAACTGGGTATTTCGCCCCCTCTGGACACCCTGCCGCCAACCGGTTTGGAGAGCACCACCCAATCCGTTCTCAGCCGAACCCAGTTCCTGGAAACAGGTTCACTGCAGGGGCACTGGATAATGACCATGACCCTCACCTTTCCCCCTGATTCCAACCACCCTGATGCCAAAGACGGCTACCTGTTTATTTTGGATGCTCAGGCCATTGCCAGAAAATCCGCTGAAGGGGTCCGTTCCGGCAAGACCGGATACGCCTGGGTCATCGATCACAACGCCTATTTCATGTATCATGTCGAGGAGGATTTCGATGGCCAGGATTCCATTACCATCCGGCAAGCCCGCAACCCGGCCATCTCCTACCAGCGCATCAACGACCTGGTTCGCCACAGGCTGCTCCGAGGGGAGGAAGGGACCGACTGGTACATTTCCGGCTGGCACGGGGAGGTCATTCGGGAAATGCGGAAACTGTTCGCCTTCAGTCCGGTCATTCTCAGCCGAGAAAACGGGCAGCCCGCGCACACCTGGTCCGTGGGCCTGGCTGCGCCGGATACGGAAGTTTTCGGGCTGATACAGCCGGTTGTCATTCGCCAGTGGTTGATCATCGGACTCTTTTTTGTCGTTGTCACGACCGCTTTCGCCGGATTCTTGTTCATTGCCCTGCGCTGGTCCGAGACCTTGAAAAAGGAGGTGGAGAAAAAAACCCAGCACTTGCAACGCTCGGAAACAAGCTTGCGTCAGGAGCGGGACAAGGTCCGCCAGAGCATGGAGCGGCTTCTGGAGACTCAGGAAAAACTCATGATTTCCGAACGCTTTGCCGCCATTGGAGAGGCAGCGGCGCACCTGTCCCATGAAATCAAGAATCCCTTGCTGCTGATGGCCGGCTTTGCCCAGCAGGTGCTCCGCAGTCTGCCCAAAGACGACTCTCGCCGAGAAAAACTGGATATTGTCGTGAGCGAAGCCAAACGCCTTGAAAAACTGCTTGTCGATGTCCGGGATTTTACCCGTCCGCCCCGGCCGCAACATAGCACGACACAGATCAACGAAGTGGTCCGGAACGTCGCTGAAATATTCCAGGAGCAATGCGAATCTCAAAACGTGCAATTCCGATTGGAATTGGATTCAGGGTTGCCGGTCTGTCTTGTGGATCCCAACCACATCAAACAGGTATTGATCAACCTTGCGAAAAACGCCGTGGAGGCCATGTCCGAAGGTGGAAAGGTGACCATTTCCACGGCACATGGACCAGACACGATCCAGGTCTCGGTCCAGGATACCGGGCCAGGCATGTCTCCGGAAGTGGTCAAGCGCCTTTTTCATCCGTTTTTCAGCACCAAGCCCAAAGGCACCGGACTGGGCCTTGCCATCAGCTTCAAGCTGGTCCAGGACCACGGCGGGGAGATCAAGGTCCGTTCCCAGGTCGGCTGCGGCGCCCGGTTTGACGTGTACATCCCCTTGAAGCCTCCCCAGGATCCTTCGAACGTTCCTCCGAAAGTTCATCCGAGCCTGGATGCCCAAAGCTGTGAAGTGATCAAAAAAAAGTGA
- a CDS encoding sigma-54-dependent transcriptional regulator, with translation MPRILIVDDDPEIRATMASLLRRQQIPSAQAASLEDTRRALQTETYDLLLLDVNLPDGSGLSLLPELKTLPDPPEVIILTGKGDPEGAELAIEGGVWDYLVKPASIKDINLSINRALKYKEQRDRAKPRTLDLSGMIGTSQAMRECFEIIAQAAVSDANVLITGETGVGKELAARIIHANSARAHCPFVVVDCAAMTDTLMESTLFGHRKGAFTGALADREGLVRQAHTGVLFLDELGELPLAMQKSLLRVLQERRFRPLGENREQESNFRLIAATNQNLDELITAGMFRRDLYFRVKTIKLPLPPLRQRPEDIKALATHFIQQLCVDSGVKTKVFGSDFFATLADYDWPGNVRELGNVMERAFVASGAEKFLYAMHLPKDLRIKVTRTRLATGKPAVRDDDPEFPVEAPPAGELPSLKAFKSASERRYLEQLIRHTGGDIQRMLAISELSRSHFYALLKKYELEI, from the coding sequence GTGCCCAGAATCTTGATCGTGGACGACGACCCTGAAATCCGGGCAACCATGGCCAGCCTGCTGCGCCGACAACAAATTCCTTCGGCCCAGGCTGCCAGCCTGGAAGATACCCGCCGTGCTCTGCAAACCGAAACCTATGACTTGTTGCTGTTGGACGTGAACCTGCCCGACGGCAGTGGGCTGTCTTTGCTCCCGGAATTGAAAACCCTGCCCGATCCACCAGAAGTGATTATTCTCACCGGTAAGGGCGATCCGGAAGGCGCGGAGCTGGCCATTGAGGGCGGGGTCTGGGACTACCTGGTCAAGCCGGCATCCATCAAGGACATCAACCTGAGCATCAACCGGGCGCTGAAGTACAAGGAACAGCGTGATCGGGCCAAGCCGAGGACCCTGGACCTCAGCGGAATGATCGGCACCAGCCAGGCCATGCGCGAATGCTTTGAGATCATTGCCCAGGCCGCGGTTTCCGACGCCAACGTCCTGATCACCGGAGAAACCGGAGTGGGCAAGGAGCTGGCGGCCAGGATCATCCATGCCAACAGTGCTCGGGCGCATTGCCCTTTTGTTGTCGTGGACTGCGCGGCCATGACCGACACCCTGATGGAAAGCACCCTGTTCGGACACCGCAAAGGCGCGTTCACCGGCGCCCTGGCGGACCGGGAAGGTCTGGTACGCCAGGCACATACCGGAGTGCTGTTTTTGGACGAGTTGGGCGAATTACCCCTGGCCATGCAGAAGTCCCTGCTTCGGGTGCTCCAGGAACGCCGGTTCCGGCCTCTGGGGGAAAACCGGGAGCAGGAAAGCAACTTCCGGCTGATCGCCGCCACGAATCAGAACCTGGACGAACTGATCACCGCGGGGATGTTTCGCCGTGATCTCTACTTCCGGGTCAAAACCATCAAGCTGCCGCTGCCTCCACTGCGCCAGCGGCCTGAGGACATCAAGGCCCTGGCCACCCATTTCATCCAGCAATTATGCGTCGACTCCGGGGTCAAGACCAAGGTTTTCGGCTCGGACTTTTTTGCGACCCTGGCTGACTACGATTGGCCGGGCAATGTCCGGGAACTCGGCAATGTCATGGAACGGGCCTTTGTGGCCTCAGGCGCGGAAAAATTCCTTTATGCCATGCATCTGCCCAAGGATTTGCGCATCAAAGTAACCCGGACCCGCCTTGCAACCGGCAAGCCCGCGGTGCGTGATGATGATCCTGAGTTCCCGGTTGAAGCGCCCCCCGCGGGAGAACTCCCCTCGCTCAAGGCCTTCAAGTCCGCCAGTGAGCGGCGATATCTGGAACAGTTGATTCGCCATACCGGTGGAGACATTCAGCGGATGTTGGCCATATCCGAATTGTCCCGCTCCCATTTCTACGCCCTTTTGAAAAAATACGAGCTGGAGATCTGA
- a CDS encoding hybrid sensor histidine kinase/response regulator: MLRHIILFVTSGLLVAVMMTHAASQPDPGQEKRRVFYLNSYHNGYAWSDHLQEGIRQGLEQGRFHIELQIEYMDAKKYPYEIIAGTLFRLYQDKFVDEHFDIIIVSDNDAYNFILEHRDSLFPGIPVVFCGLNDVSPEEIDQTFVTGILENINVQDTLELALSIHPNKNRLVVIGDRSITGVAIRNQIIASKPYFQDRLEFEFWEHYSLKEVQERVRELPRDAFLFFIPFFHNVGGQFMSASEVLTAVAQVTDLPIYSNWEFLLGHGMVGGRLLSGHLHGRITAEMALRILEGASPSAIPVISEVVDQYMFDYQVLLQRDISRRQVPADSLFINEPEAFYELDKQVFQVIMVSLFTLLVVLGFLIRNIIRRRSVERKIRHQLSFLEILMDAIPQLVCWKDRKQRYLGANRAFAEFFGIDSPRQLLHQTDAVMLPHSDFVDWVAQMDRQVVDEDRPLRKIKAAVQDAQGENAWLEINKVPLHNDNGEVVGTLSTAENITHEMNLERQLLQSQKMEAIGTLAGGIAHDFNNILTSIINSTELALGDIDPETATAEDLERVLRVSERGKNLVERILTFSRPSQEGFRPTDLPTLVCESVNLLQRSLPRNIVIREAISGRSEPVMLDPTQVTQVLMNLCTNAFQAMQATGGELAVLLEETQLSASEAEELSVAPGAYFRLTVRDTGPGIVPETLDKIFDPFFTTKGKTEGTGLGLAMVLGIVKSHGGAVRVSSTPGQGASFHILLPILSANQNTMCAPPKPISKGSGILLFVEDDEEQLATTPRTLEQLGYTVLPAATGNEALQLLEQRPDIDLVVTDYDMPGLTGIDLAERIGQVRPGLPIVLVSGRSYVLEMGKAADNIRLVLPKPFNKADLSAALSRVLTPSAHSSSFGGVPPCPES; encoded by the coding sequence ATGTTGCGCCACATTATTCTATTCGTGACCAGCGGACTGCTTGTGGCCGTCATGATGACTCACGCTGCTTCCCAGCCTGACCCTGGCCAGGAAAAGCGTCGGGTATTCTACCTCAACTCCTACCACAACGGGTATGCCTGGTCGGACCATCTGCAGGAGGGAATCCGGCAAGGACTGGAGCAGGGTCGGTTCCACATTGAACTGCAGATCGAGTACATGGACGCCAAGAAATACCCCTATGAAATCATCGCCGGCACCCTGTTTCGTCTCTACCAGGACAAATTCGTCGACGAACACTTCGATATCATCATTGTTTCAGACAATGACGCCTACAACTTCATCCTGGAGCACCGAGACAGCCTGTTTCCAGGCATCCCGGTGGTTTTTTGCGGACTGAACGATGTCTCTCCGGAAGAAATCGACCAGACCTTCGTCACTGGAATTTTGGAAAACATCAATGTCCAGGACACCCTGGAACTGGCCTTAAGCATCCACCCCAACAAGAACAGGCTGGTGGTCATCGGCGACAGATCCATCACCGGAGTGGCCATCCGCAACCAGATCATCGCCTCAAAGCCCTATTTCCAGGATCGTCTGGAGTTCGAATTCTGGGAGCACTATTCCCTGAAGGAGGTCCAAGAGCGGGTTCGCGAACTGCCGCGGGACGCGTTCCTGTTCTTCATTCCTTTTTTCCACAATGTTGGTGGACAATTCATGTCCGCCTCGGAGGTCTTGACCGCCGTAGCCCAGGTCACGGATTTGCCCATCTACAGCAACTGGGAGTTTCTGCTGGGCCACGGGATGGTCGGCGGTCGCCTGCTGAGCGGCCATCTCCATGGCAGGATTACGGCGGAGATGGCCCTGCGCATCCTGGAAGGCGCGTCGCCGTCGGCAATACCGGTCATCTCCGAGGTTGTAGACCAGTACATGTTCGACTACCAGGTGCTGTTGCAGCGCGACATCAGCCGTCGCCAGGTTCCGGCCGACAGCCTGTTCATCAATGAACCTGAGGCCTTTTACGAGCTGGACAAGCAGGTTTTCCAGGTGATCATGGTCAGCCTGTTCACGTTGCTGGTGGTCCTGGGGTTTCTCATTCGAAACATCATCCGACGTCGGTCCGTGGAACGTAAAATTCGCCATCAGCTCTCTTTTCTGGAAATCCTGATGGACGCCATCCCCCAACTGGTCTGCTGGAAAGACCGCAAGCAACGCTACCTGGGGGCGAACCGGGCCTTTGCTGAATTTTTCGGCATCGATTCGCCGCGGCAACTGCTCCATCAAACCGACGCGGTCATGTTGCCCCATTCCGATTTCGTGGACTGGGTGGCGCAGATGGATCGTCAGGTGGTGGACGAAGATCGTCCCTTGCGCAAGATCAAGGCCGCGGTCCAGGATGCCCAGGGCGAGAACGCCTGGCTGGAAATCAACAAGGTTCCCCTGCACAATGACAATGGCGAGGTGGTCGGTACGCTGAGTACGGCGGAAAACATTACCCATGAGATGAACCTGGAGCGCCAGCTTTTGCAGTCCCAAAAGATGGAGGCCATCGGCACTTTGGCCGGGGGCATCGCCCATGACTTCAACAATATTTTGACCTCCATCATCAATTCCACGGAACTGGCCCTGGGCGACATTGATCCCGAGACAGCCACTGCCGAAGACCTGGAACGGGTCCTCCGGGTTTCCGAAAGAGGCAAGAACCTTGTGGAACGGATCCTGACCTTCAGTCGCCCAAGCCAGGAGGGATTTCGTCCCACGGATCTGCCCACGCTGGTTTGTGAATCCGTGAACCTGCTCCAGCGCTCCCTGCCGCGCAACATCGTCATTCGGGAAGCGATTTCCGGTCGTTCAGAGCCGGTGATGCTGGATCCGACCCAGGTCACCCAGGTGCTCATGAACCTCTGCACCAACGCCTTCCAGGCCATGCAGGCCACCGGCGGAGAACTGGCCGTTCTTCTTGAGGAAACCCAGCTCTCCGCCTCGGAGGCCGAGGAGCTGAGTGTCGCCCCTGGAGCGTACTTCCGGCTTACCGTGCGGGACACCGGGCCCGGGATTGTCCCGGAAACCCTGGACAAGATCTTTGATCCCTTTTTCACTACCAAGGGCAAGACAGAAGGCACCGGCCTGGGATTGGCCATGGTTCTTGGTATTGTCAAAAGCCATGGCGGTGCGGTGCGGGTCAGCAGCACTCCAGGTCAGGGTGCCTCGTTCCACATTCTGTTGCCCATCCTCTCGGCCAATCAGAACACCATGTGCGCCCCGCCCAAGCCCATCAGCAAAGGGAGTGGGATCCTCCTCTTTGTCGAGGACGACGAAGAGCAATTGGCCACCACGCCGCGCACCCTCGAACAGCTCGGCTACACGGTCCTTCCAGCGGCTACCGGCAACGAAGCCCTGCAGCTCCTGGAGCAACGCCCGGACATCGACCTGGTCGTGACCGATTATGACATGCCCGGCCTGACCGGTATCGACCTGGCGGAGCGTATCGGTCAAGTACGTCCCGGCCTGCCCATCGTGCTGGTTTCCGGACGCAGCTACGTTCTTGAAATGGGCAAAGCAGCTGACAACATCCGCCTTGTACTTCCCAAGCCCTTTAACAAAGCCGATCTGTCAGCGGCTCTTTCCAGGGTCCTGACACCATCTGCCCACTCCAGCTCCTTCGGAGGCGTTCCCCCGTGCCCAGAATCTTGA
- a CDS encoding ChaN family lipoprotein yields MNASPSHCSGFSRTGLILGFLLAIFLAVFPASPRAAEELRLWDLNHSRATTLSEILPVLSSVDLLIVGEAHGNPRHHAAQLTIINEMHASRTTIAVGLEMFQQREQQVLDDWVAGAIPESEMNRAFTRNWGNLWPAYQDIFIYCRDHGIPMVGLNVPREITRKVARQGFASLTREELGLLPPIVCRIDPEYEAFLRRFVGTDGHAGAFERFCEAQLVWDAAFAVHALDYLKNQPDHTMIVLTGSVHAWKPAMPFQVHRLAPQIRQASIVPDIPAHMDRLDITANDADFLMLGL; encoded by the coding sequence ATGAATGCATCTCCTTCCCATTGTTCCGGATTCAGCAGGACAGGACTCATCCTCGGCTTTCTCCTGGCCATTTTTTTGGCGGTTTTCCCCGCCTCGCCCCGCGCCGCGGAGGAGCTTCGGCTTTGGGACCTGAACCACTCCCGGGCCACGACCCTTTCCGAAATACTGCCGGTACTCTCCAGCGTCGATCTGCTGATCGTCGGTGAAGCCCATGGCAATCCACGACATCATGCCGCGCAATTGACCATTATCAACGAAATGCATGCCTCAAGAACGACCATCGCCGTCGGACTGGAGATGTTTCAGCAACGCGAACAGCAGGTTCTGGACGACTGGGTTGCCGGCGCAATTCCGGAATCGGAAATGAACCGGGCCTTCACCCGCAATTGGGGCAACCTCTGGCCGGCCTACCAGGACATCTTCATTTATTGCCGGGACCACGGCATACCCATGGTCGGACTGAACGTCCCTCGGGAGATCACCCGAAAAGTTGCCCGACAGGGATTCGCTTCCCTGACCAGAGAAGAGTTGGGACTCCTTCCCCCCATTGTCTGCCGTATTGATCCGGAATACGAAGCGTTCTTGCGCCGGTTCGTCGGTACTGACGGCCACGCCGGTGCCTTTGAGCGCTTCTGTGAAGCCCAGCTGGTTTGGGACGCCGCCTTTGCCGTTCATGCTCTGGACTATCTGAAAAACCAACCGGACCATACCATGATCGTGCTCACCGGCTCGGTCCATGCCTGGAAACCGGCCATGCCCTTTCAGGTTCATCGCCTCGCACCGCAGATCCGACAGGCTTCCATTGTCCCGGATATTCCGGCCCACATGGATCGCCTGGATATCACCGCAAACGATGCGGACTTCCTGATGCTCGGGTTGTAA
- a CDS encoding M1 family metallopeptidase has protein sequence MTTINDPSLPIISDPTPIPLGIQPLTKPGCFRELATGPHETKRQPGFFKRIFTSFPGRLTYLALSTSGNLPQCRLWAFALILLMALCPLQVASASAPSHYLRVELDLSTGTLHGRSEIRHAPLASATLDYFLHPRMQLHSVHLDGQPVAHRFDNGRLRITSGMTRIGEDTLLSISYSGIFHDPVPLSQFSTDNTGFGVTATITEQGVFFQGQSGWFPRSPDHNPPVNLEVVAPAGVLAVTAGRLLGHSQHGDQSISRWRVDQLGRGMPLSAGRYVQRQLKAGSVPIFTYFFPDSDHLAPIYLEASARHVATYEDLHGPYPFDQFAVVENFFPSGFGMPSYTLLGSAILRLPFIPETSLRHEVAHCWWGNGVFVDYSQGNWSEGLTTYVADYLSQEEKSLEAAREYRVRILRDYALLAAGQADFPVARFLSRSDPASQVVGYGKAMYLIHMIRRQMGDEPFWDALRAFYDQWLFQKATWQDMFDAFAHAGWKPGWNPERNFGPGHEATDRGESTRKIFTRQWLLNPGAPDLRLQDVQVRQLDQGWQVDAQLVQSAPYFHLSVPVHLETASGSHVHLVNLQDETTTIAITSPNEPRRLVVDPEHHLFRLLAPEEIPPTVNSIRGASGLLLIRSAAMDHVPEEIVRGFLRSMNQPRARIIHEHEVQEHASRASRLLFFGLPTSESLRALVVVPEIYTTHPATGQMRAANLLPKDTLAAPAQRQTPAAISEITSEIPSVTQPSDSDATPDELDTLFLVLPHPIQTDGVVALFSPGSHLDAEAVADTARRINHYGKDSFLGFYRGQNRLRGAWPALASPLIKDLQP, from the coding sequence ATGACCACCATCAATGATCCATCCCTACCCATAATCTCCGACCCTACGCCCATCCCGCTCGGCATTCAACCACTCACAAAACCTGGTTGTTTCAGGGAATTGGCCACCGGACCCCATGAAACAAAGCGGCAACCCGGCTTCTTCAAGCGAATATTCACCTCGTTTCCCGGACGGTTGACATATCTTGCACTGTCCACATCCGGCAATTTGCCGCAGTGCCGGCTCTGGGCCTTCGCTCTCATCCTGCTGATGGCTCTTTGCCCTCTGCAGGTTGCGAGTGCGTCCGCCCCAAGCCATTATCTTCGGGTCGAATTGGACCTCTCCACCGGCACCCTGCATGGTCGAAGCGAAATTCGGCACGCCCCCCTCGCATCGGCAACCCTGGATTACTTCCTGCATCCCCGGATGCAATTGCATTCCGTGCACCTCGACGGCCAACCGGTGGCCCATCGATTTGATAATGGTCGATTGCGGATCACTTCAGGCATGACCAGGATCGGTGAGGACACCCTGCTTTCCATCTCCTATTCAGGAATTTTTCATGACCCGGTGCCCTTGTCCCAGTTCAGTACGGACAATACCGGATTCGGCGTCACTGCCACCATCACGGAGCAAGGAGTTTTTTTCCAGGGACAAAGCGGCTGGTTTCCCCGATCCCCGGACCACAATCCGCCGGTCAATCTTGAAGTCGTCGCCCCAGCCGGAGTACTGGCGGTCACCGCCGGTCGGCTCCTGGGCCATTCTCAACATGGCGATCAGAGCATCTCGCGCTGGCGGGTGGATCAACTCGGCCGGGGCATGCCGCTTTCCGCCGGACGATATGTCCAACGGCAACTGAAGGCGGGATCAGTGCCGATCTTTACCTATTTTTTCCCGGACAGCGACCACCTGGCCCCGATCTACCTGGAGGCTTCCGCCCGGCATGTGGCCACCTACGAGGACCTCCACGGCCCATACCCCTTTGACCAGTTCGCCGTGGTGGAAAATTTTTTCCCATCCGGATTCGGCATGCCCTCCTACACGCTGCTGGGCTCGGCCATCCTGCGCCTCCCCTTTATTCCGGAAACCAGCCTGCGTCACGAGGTGGCCCACTGTTGGTGGGGCAACGGGGTGTTTGTTGATTACAGCCAGGGCAATTGGAGCGAAGGTTTGACCACCTATGTGGCCGACTACCTGTCCCAGGAGGAAAAATCCCTGGAGGCTGCACGGGAATACCGGGTGCGCATTCTGCGGGACTATGCCCTGTTGGCGGCAGGCCAGGCTGACTTTCCGGTTGCCCGCTTCCTGTCCCGGTCAGACCCGGCTTCCCAGGTGGTGGGCTACGGCAAGGCCATGTACCTGATTCACATGATTCGCCGGCAGATGGGCGACGAGCCGTTCTGGGACGCCTTGCGCGCCTTCTACGATCAATGGCTGTTCCAAAAGGCCACATGGCAGGATATGTTTGATGCCTTTGCGCATGCCGGATGGAAACCCGGATGGAACCCCGAAAGGAACTTTGGGCCGGGCCACGAAGCGACCGACAGAGGTGAATCAACCAGGAAAATCTTTACTCGGCAGTGGCTCCTGAATCCCGGTGCACCTGATTTACGACTGCAGGATGTCCAGGTCAGGCAACTGGACCAGGGATGGCAGGTGGACGCCCAGCTTGTCCAGAGCGCTCCATATTTCCACCTGTCTGTTCCCGTACACCTGGAAACAGCTTCCGGGTCCCATGTCCACCTTGTCAATCTCCAGGACGAGACCACCACAATCGCCATTACCAGTCCAAACGAACCGCGGCGGCTGGTGGTCGACCCGGAGCACCATCTCTTCCGCCTGCTGGCTCCAGAGGAAATCCCCCCCACGGTCAACAGCATCCGAGGCGCATCCGGGCTGCTGTTGATCCGCAGCGCCGCCATGGATCATGTTCCCGAGGAGATTGTCCGCGGTTTTTTACGCAGCATGAACCAGCCCCGGGCGCGCATCATCCATGAGCACGAGGTGCAGGAGCACGCCAGTCGAGCGTCTCGACTCCTTTTTTTCGGTCTGCCCACTTCTGAATCATTGCGCGCTCTGGTGGTTGTGCCCGAAATCTACACGACCCATCCGGCAACAGGGCAGATGAGGGCCGCCAACCTGCTCCCCAAGGATACCCTTGCGGCTCCAGCACAGCGGCAGACACCTGCGGCAATCTCTGAAATCACGTCGGAAATTCCAAGCGTGACTCAGCCGTCTGATTCCGACGCAACCCCCGATGAACTGGATACCCTGTTTCTGGTCCTGCCCCATCCGATACAGACCGATGGCGTCGTTGCCCTGTTCAGCCCCGGCTCGCACCTGGATGCCGAGGCCGTCGCGGATACGGCCCGACGAATCAACCACTACGGAAAAGACAGTTTTCTTGGTTTTTACCGCGGCCAGAACCGGCTGCGCGGTGCCTGGCCTGCCTTGGCTTCACCCCTCATCAAGGATCTTCAGCCATGA
- a CDS encoding aldo/keto reductase: MRRNDIEQSMFGATGQAVTRVGLGGEGVLRTHGHHEQAHAVVERALAKGITYFDTAPAYAGSEAYLGSIWKDVPERRTAIFHTSKSAQRSYSGAMRDLERTLATLHTDYLDLWQIHDVRDMDEVTTIGSADGALRAFLEARESGVVRHIGVTGHHDPDVLTKCVQLWPLDSVLLPVNPVEAVLGGFLTETLPAARNKSMAVVAMKVLGGGHYLASEQGLTAQALLRFALAQAVDVVIVGCSSPYEVDLLVQTAGMTPAMEETEQARLVDIFRPYAGKLAFYRGKK; this comes from the coding sequence ATGCGGCGGAATGATATTGAGCAAAGCATGTTCGGTGCCACGGGACAAGCGGTGACACGGGTCGGATTGGGTGGGGAAGGTGTGCTGCGGACCCACGGCCATCACGAGCAGGCCCATGCGGTTGTTGAACGAGCGTTGGCAAAGGGCATTACCTATTTTGACACCGCTCCGGCCTATGCCGGCAGTGAAGCGTACCTGGGGTCGATCTGGAAGGACGTCCCGGAGCGGCGCACGGCGATCTTTCATACTTCCAAATCCGCCCAGCGCAGTTACTCCGGTGCCATGCGCGACCTGGAACGGACCTTGGCCACATTGCACACGGATTATCTGGACTTATGGCAGATTCACGATGTGCGGGACATGGACGAGGTAACGACCATCGGCAGTGCTGACGGCGCGCTGCGCGCTTTTCTGGAGGCGCGGGAATCCGGCGTGGTCCGGCATATCGGCGTAACCGGGCACCATGACCCGGATGTGCTGACCAAATGCGTGCAGCTCTGGCCTCTGGACAGCGTGCTCCTTCCGGTCAATCCCGTGGAGGCCGTGCTTGGGGGATTTTTGACGGAGACCTTGCCTGCAGCCAGGAATAAATCCATGGCCGTGGTGGCAATGAAGGTGCTGGGCGGAGGCCACTACCTTGCCTCCGAGCAGGGACTGACCGCGCAGGCGTTGCTCCGCTTCGCACTGGCCCAGGCAGTGGATGTCGTCATCGTGGGTTGCTCATCACCGTACGAGGTTGACCTGTTGGTGCAAACCGCCGGGATGACGCCCGCCATGGAGGAAACCGAGCAGGCCCGACTGGTGGACATATTCCGGCCTTACGCAGGCAAACTGGCCTTTTATCGCGGCAAAAAATGA
- a CDS encoding nitroreductase family protein yields MTVKEAIAARRSIRKFTDEPVSTAQLDALLEAARLAPSSINCQPWRFKFITGRENMAWLSGMPTKGQRWIAGAGAILVCCADVQRFIDDSAANVRFLRDSGMLPTEMLAGLEEYLSRAESAQPEVLRWAAAANCSIALAQVMLQAVELGLGTCWVGMFDEAALKERFQLPEAMPIIALLAVGHPAETPEPRPRKALADILLE; encoded by the coding sequence ATGACGGTCAAAGAGGCTATCGCGGCCAGACGCAGTATCCGCAAGTTTACGGACGAACCGGTAAGCACAGCGCAGTTGGACGCCCTGCTGGAGGCGGCCAGACTTGCTCCGTCCAGCATCAACTGCCAACCGTGGCGGTTCAAGTTCATCACGGGACGAGAGAACATGGCGTGGCTTTCCGGTATGCCGACCAAGGGGCAGCGCTGGATTGCCGGTGCCGGAGCCATTCTGGTCTGTTGCGCGGATGTGCAGCGATTCATCGATGATTCGGCGGCAAACGTGCGATTCCTGCGGGACAGCGGCATGCTCCCAACGGAAATGCTGGCGGGGCTGGAGGAATATCTGTCCCGCGCTGAATCCGCTCAGCCTGAGGTGCTCCGCTGGGCCGCCGCGGCCAATTGTTCCATCGCCCTGGCCCAGGTGATGCTCCAGGCCGTGGAGTTGGGGCTGGGAACCTGTTGGGTCGGAATGTTCGATGAGGCGGCACTCAAGGAGCGGTTTCAGCTGCCTGAGGCGATGCCGATAATCGCCCTTCTGGCAGTGGGTCACCCCGCGGAGACCCCGGAGCCGCGGCCCCGAAAAGCACTCGCGGACATTCTTCTTGAATAG